A stretch of the Sphingomonas sp. CL5.1 genome encodes the following:
- a CDS encoding Zn-ribbon domain-containing OB-fold protein — protein MASIAPRFDLPTIEAETRPFWDALREGVLMLGRCDSCSRIHYYPRPMCPHCWSEGVTLVPAGGRGTLYTWSTVFVNDLPPFNAKLPYVAAQVDLDEGVRITTIITGAEPNELSIGMPVEIGFEAISEDVTIPVFSPARS, from the coding sequence ATGGCTAGTATTGCGCCGCGCTTCGATCTGCCGACGATCGAAGCCGAGACCCGGCCGTTCTGGGATGCATTGCGCGAAGGCGTGCTGATGTTGGGCCGCTGCGATTCCTGTTCGCGCATCCATTATTATCCGCGCCCGATGTGCCCGCATTGTTGGAGCGAGGGGGTGACGCTCGTGCCCGCCGGAGGACGCGGAACGCTCTATACCTGGTCGACCGTGTTCGTGAATGACCTGCCCCCGTTCAACGCCAAGCTGCCTTATGTCGCGGCGCAGGTCGATCTGGACGAGGGCGTGCGGATCACCACGATCATTACAGGCGCCGAGCCCAACGAGCTGAGCATCGGCATGCCGGTCGAGATCGGGTTCGAGGCAATTTCAGAAGATGTGACGATACCGGTATTCAGTCCGGCAAGGAGTTAG
- a CDS encoding SDR family NAD(P)-dependent oxidoreductase — MAGILDGKVALVTGAGHGIGRGHALELARQGAKVVINDLGGNAKGEGEGRDADVVVDIIKSRGGEAVADYGNVSDEAAAESMVKRGIEEWGRLDIVVNNAGIVRDKAIWNMSADDFDLVMNVHLRGTWLTCRAAAQHWRAVAKAGSGRYPGRIINTTSGAGLLGNFGQTNYAAAKAGIAGLTLTLAVELAAIGVTANLISPGGLTRISSTLGMGAPKEPDDFGPDEFDPLDPSLGSPAVAWLASDEAQMVSGQCIRAVRDRLSVLKGWHEAAGITSGGKRWKTEEIGKILATDLFGTRAPGLRMGG, encoded by the coding sequence ATGGCAGGAATTCTGGACGGCAAGGTCGCGCTAGTCACCGGCGCGGGCCACGGCATCGGGCGCGGACATGCGCTTGAGCTGGCGCGGCAGGGCGCAAAGGTCGTGATCAACGATCTGGGCGGCAATGCGAAAGGCGAAGGCGAGGGGCGCGACGCTGATGTGGTGGTCGATATCATCAAGTCGCGTGGCGGCGAAGCGGTCGCGGACTATGGCAATGTCAGCGACGAGGCTGCGGCCGAATCGATGGTCAAGCGCGGCATTGAGGAATGGGGCCGCCTCGACATCGTCGTCAACAATGCCGGGATCGTCCGTGACAAGGCGATCTGGAACATGTCGGCGGACGATTTCGATCTGGTGATGAACGTCCATCTGCGCGGAACCTGGCTGACCTGCCGGGCGGCGGCACAGCATTGGCGCGCCGTCGCCAAGGCAGGCAGCGGCCGCTATCCGGGCCGGATCATCAACACCACGTCGGGCGCCGGCCTGCTCGGCAATTTCGGCCAGACGAATTATGCCGCCGCCAAGGCAGGGATCGCGGGCCTGACGCTCACGCTTGCAGTCGAGCTCGCCGCAATCGGCGTCACCGCCAACCTCATCTCGCCGGGTGGGCTGACGCGCATTTCCTCGACGCTGGGCATGGGGGCACCCAAGGAACCCGATGATTTCGGCCCGGACGAGTTCGACCCGCTCGATCCGTCGCTCGGCTCGCCCGCAGTCGCCTGGCTCGCCAGTGACGAGGCGCAGATGGTAAGTGGCCAGTGCATCCGCGCGGTTCGCGACCGGCTCTCCGTGCTGAAGGGATGGCATGAGGCCGCAGGCATCACGAGCGGAGGCAAGCGCTGGAAGACCGAGGAGATTGGCAAGATCCTTGCGACGGACTTGTTCGGCACGCGAGCGCCCGGCCTCCGGATGGGAGGCTGA
- a CDS encoding MaoC family dehydratase: protein MTTLLSRETLPGLVGKTLGPGDWVEVTQERINEFANASGDHQWIHVDVKRAKTGPFGTTIAHGLLTLSMIAALNQGMFKFDGFKMGLNYGYEKVRFPSTVPVGSRLRVTAKILSFEPVGQMFQTIVEYTVEREGADKPACVAQMVFRHVP, encoded by the coding sequence ATGACGACCTTATTGAGCCGCGAGACACTGCCAGGGCTGGTCGGCAAGACGCTCGGGCCAGGCGACTGGGTCGAAGTGACCCAGGAGCGCATCAACGAGTTTGCAAACGCCAGCGGCGATCACCAGTGGATTCATGTCGATGTCAAGCGCGCCAAGACCGGCCCGTTCGGCACCACGATCGCGCACGGGCTGTTGACGCTCTCGATGATCGCGGCCCTGAACCAGGGCATGTTCAAGTTCGACGGGTTCAAGATGGGCCTGAACTACGGATATGAAAAGGTGCGCTTCCCGAGCACGGTGCCGGTGGGATCGCGGCTTCGCGTCACCGCCAAGATCCTGAGCTTCGAACCCGTAGGGCAGATGTTCCAGACGATCGTCGAATACACCGTCGAGCGCGAAGGGGCGGACAAGCCGGCCTGCGTCGCGCAGATGGTCTTCCGGCACGTACCCTAA
- a CDS encoding Rieske 2Fe-2S domain-containing protein: MGELLRSWAWFPFAISSQLVAGEAPLRVRLLGVDYVAFRAPDGRIGFIEEACPHRGVSMALARNEGCVLRCIFHGWAVDVSGRVVEAPTHHGDAGAFLKRIRTRQYPVREQSGLVWVWLGEVPAAELPKLPFFSLPDDHVWMTVTKVDCNWLQGVEGSLDSAHVGTLHQSWVPRLAASVSGGATIGLALKAVAPRYEIARTPFGLSASAVRPMEDDSTYVRTTQFVAPFVNLVPGTGRNEGSIFIGVPVDDTHHLLFFGYFSESLVLDNKSPRVQALIGNDRLDPRNFAPFKGSREDNWGQDRAAMAAGHFTGFTDNLLEEDIVVQVSMSPIVDRTREHPSSSDVAIVQARMLLLRALRNQREGLPPLAPNHGEWTADDALPVDRVVPAGEEWQAVSEPA, encoded by the coding sequence GCGTTCCGCGCGCCGGATGGGCGCATCGGCTTCATCGAGGAGGCATGCCCGCACCGTGGCGTGTCCATGGCGCTCGCGCGAAATGAGGGCTGCGTGCTGCGATGCATCTTTCATGGTTGGGCAGTCGATGTTTCCGGCCGCGTAGTCGAGGCCCCAACGCACCATGGCGATGCTGGGGCATTCCTGAAGAGGATCCGCACGCGCCAATATCCCGTGCGCGAACAAAGCGGGCTCGTCTGGGTCTGGCTCGGCGAGGTTCCGGCCGCGGAACTCCCCAAACTGCCCTTCTTCAGCCTGCCAGACGACCATGTCTGGATGACGGTCACCAAGGTCGATTGCAACTGGCTGCAGGGCGTCGAGGGCTCGCTCGATTCCGCGCATGTCGGCACGCTGCACCAGAGCTGGGTGCCGCGGCTTGCGGCCAGCGTCTCCGGCGGTGCCACGATCGGACTAGCACTCAAGGCGGTGGCGCCACGATACGAGATCGCGCGAACCCCGTTCGGACTCAGCGCTTCCGCCGTAAGACCGATGGAAGACGATTCGACCTATGTGCGAACCACGCAGTTCGTCGCGCCTTTTGTCAACCTCGTGCCCGGTACGGGGCGCAACGAAGGATCAATCTTCATCGGCGTGCCGGTGGATGACACGCACCATTTGCTGTTCTTCGGCTACTTCTCGGAATCGCTTGTTCTCGACAACAAGTCTCCGCGCGTTCAGGCGCTGATCGGCAATGACCGGCTGGATCCGCGGAACTTCGCGCCTTTCAAAGGATCACGCGAGGACAATTGGGGACAGGATCGGGCCGCCATGGCGGCGGGCCATTTCACTGGCTTCACCGATAATCTGCTCGAGGAGGACATCGTCGTCCAGGTGAGCATGAGCCCCATCGTCGATCGCACCCGCGAGCATCCGTCGTCGAGCGACGTGGCGATCGTCCAGGCGCGAATGTTGCTGTTGCGGGCGCTGCGCAACCAGCGGGAGGGCCTGCCACCTCTGGCCCCCAATCATGGGGAATGGACGGCCGACGACGCGCTTCCCGTCGATCGGGTGGTCCCTGCGGGTGAGGAATGGCAAGCCGTTTCCGAACCAGCCTGA